The following are from one region of the Bactrocera oleae isolate idBacOlea1 chromosome 6, idBacOlea1, whole genome shotgun sequence genome:
- the LOC106618484 gene encoding uncharacterized protein, which translates to MSQDESVIVNVNDLQDLKDRMKLIVEADPKQYHNDFSLKRYLRAFKNVDSAFQAILKTNKWREQYGVNTLGDSDTIKIHGNKARVLRHRDCIGRPVIYIPAKNHNSNDRDIDELTKFIVYCLEEACKKCFEEVVDSLCIVFDLAGFSTACMDYQLVKNLIWLLSKHYPERLGVCLIINAPGIFSTIWPVIRQWLDENTAKKVIFVDNEIDLCKHLIPDILPTDM; encoded by the exons ATGTCGCAGGATGAATCAGTCATTGTTAATGTAAATGATCTACAAGATCTTAAGGATCGTATGAAACTAATAGTTGAAGCAGATCCCAAACAATATCACAACGATTTTTCATTGAAGAGATACTTACGAGCTTTCAAAAATGTAGATTCCGCTTTTCAA GctattttaaaaactaacaaATGGCGTGAACAGTATGGAGTAAACACGCTGGGGGATTCAGATACTATAAAAATACATGGAAACAAAGCGCGAGTTTTACGCCACCGTGACTGCATTGGGCGTCCAGTCATTTATATACCTGCAAAAAATCACAACTCCAACGACCGTGACATTGACGAGCTGACCAAGTTCATAGTATACTGCTTGGAGGAAGCATGTAAAAAATGCTTTGAAGAAGTAGTAGATAGTTTATGCATTGTTTTCGATTTAGCTGGGTTCAGTACTGCATGTATGGATTATCAGTTGGTGAAAAATTTGATATGGCTGCTAAGTAAACATTACCCTGAACGTTTAGGTGTATGTTTGATTATAAACGCACCTGGTATATTTTCGACCATATGGCCAGTTATAAGACAATGGCTCGATGAAAATACAGCAAAGAAAGTAATTTTTGTGGATAATGAGATTGATTTGTGCAAACATTTAATACCAGACATCTTACCCACTGATATGTAA